A stretch of the Hydra vulgaris chromosome 09, alternate assembly HydraT2T_AEP genome encodes the following:
- the LOC136084677 gene encoding uncharacterized protein LOC136084677, producing the protein MLKSSSLDFIVEQLKQKFRNEINISQKIKLLTLAPVHWTIQETINEFKTTQYMVKQARALRDVKGILGERSTDIRNPKKLTIEVVNQIVNFYEDDSNSRLLPGAKDYISIKTVDGRQHIQKRLILCNLSELYQKWLEESKSNGVVKVGLTSFAFLRPQHCIVAGKSGTHTVCVCIDHQNPNLMVKSLKNETKSKDLMALAVCSIENKPCMFHECEKCPGKKRIEKKLNELLGDSANEITYKQWLKTDRCSLETIVKSPDEFLEELTDKLYNLTKHHYVSKSQTFFLNQLKENMKPNECIMQMDFAEKFSFIIQDEVQSSYFSKNQATLHPFVIYVQSLNGNQSPESKCYCVISDNLIHNTEAVFSYVSKIIPILKEEYPQVQKINYFTDGASSQYKNRFNLKNLCFHEKDYGLKADWHFFGMEKWKPPILSHGKSACDGIGGTVKRVIHNLSLQRPIGNQILTPRDMFLVAKEKIKNIRFIYISETETAAITHEVLAKRFENVPAIKGTRSYRYFSPQSCCLKAYVTSMSSTFDSFHMLEDTCINTQKSMNTDININDWVLVNYFGEFFPGKITDLKGDTVCISCLQKAGNYFKYPTTTDIHWYPVSDIIATLHDPELKNTRGFYSYLIKKRMK; encoded by the exons ATGCTCAAAAGTTCCTCTTTAGATTTTATTGTAGAACAGCTTAAACAAAAGTTTCGTAATGAGATcaatatttcacaaaaaataaaattgctcaCTTTAGCTCCAGTCCATTGGACTATTCAGGaaacaataaatgaatttaaaacaacaCAATATATGGTGAAGCAAGCTAGAGCTTTGCGTGATGTTAAAGGAATCCTTGGTGAGAGATCAACAGACATAAGAAATCCTAAAAAATTGACTATTGAAGTTGTAAATCAAATTGTCAACTTTTATGAGGATGATAGTAACAGCAGGTTATTGCCAGGAGCAAAGGATTACATTAGCATAAAGACAGTTGATGGTAGACAGCACATTCAGAAACGACTCATACTATGCAATCTTTCAGAACTTTACCAGAAATGGTTAGAAGAATCAAAATCTAATGGTGTAGTAAAGGTGGGACTGAcatcatttgcttttttaaggCCACAACATTGTATTGTTGCAGGAAAATCTGGCACGCACACAGTCTGTGTTTGTATTGACCATCAAAATCCAAATCTTATggttaaatcattaaaaaatgaaacaaagtCAAAAGATCTGATGGCCTTAGCTGTATGTTCAATAGAAAATAAACCATGTATGTTTCATGAGTGTGAGAAGTGTCCTGGAAAAAagagaattgaaaaaaagttaaatgaactgTTAGGGGATTCAgcaaatgaaataacttataaGCAATGGTTGAAGACTGATAGATGCTCCTTGGAAACTATAGTTAAAAGTCCTGATGAGTTTCTAGAAGAGTTAACAGACAAGTTATATAACCTCACAAAACATCATTATGTCAGCAAATCACAGACATTCTTTTTAAACCAGCTCAAAGAAAACATGAAGCCAAATGAATGTATTATGCAAATGGATTTTGctgaaaaattttcatttattatacaAGATGAAGTTCAGTCATCctatttttccaaaaatcaaGCAACTCTCCATCCATTTGTCATATATGTGCAATCTTTAAATGGAAACCAATCACCAGAAAGCAAATGTTATTGTGTTATATCTGACAATCTAATTCACAATACTGAGGCAGTTTTCAGTTATGTTTCCAAAATAATACCAATTCTGAAAGAGGAATATCCACAAGTTCAGAAGATCAATTATTTCACTGATGGTGCAAGCAGCCAGTATAAAAATAG GTTTAATTTGAAAAACCTGTGTTTTCATGAAAAAGACTATGGACTAAAAGCAGACTGGCATTTTTTTGGGATGGAAAAATGGAAACCACCTATTCTATCACATGGAAAAAGTGCATGTGATGGAATAGGTGGTACAGTGAAAAGAGTTATTCATAACCTATCCCTTCAAAGGCCAATTGGCAATCAAATTTTGACACCGAGGGACATGTTCTTAGTtgctaaagaaaaaattaaaaacatcag ATTTATCTACATTTCTGAAACCGAAACAGCTGCTATTACACATGAAGTGCTTGCTAAACGATTTGAGAATGTTCCTGCCATCAAAGGTACTCGCTCATACCGTTATTTCTCACCTCAATCATGCTGTTTAAAAGCTTATGTAACATCAATGAGCAGTACATTTGACTCTTTTCACATGCTGGAAGATACTTGCATTAATACACAAAAATCGATGAATACTGATATCAATATTAATGATTGGGTATTAGTGAATTATTTTGGTGAATTCTTTCCTGGAAAGATAACTGATCTTAAAGGTGACACAGTTTGTATTAGCTGTTTACAAAAAGCAGGCAATTATTTCAAGTATCCAACAACCACAGATATCCATTGGTATCCAGTTAGTGACATTATTGCCACATTACATGACCCTGAGCTCAAAAACACTAGAGGATTTTACTcttatcttattaaaaaaaggatgaaatga